From the Centropristis striata isolate RG_2023a ecotype Rhode Island chromosome 5, C.striata_1.0, whole genome shotgun sequence genome, the window ATCTTGCAGAAACCTCGTGTTAAAGTCTGAGGGGATTGCAACATACACGTGAACAGACGCAAGGCAGCCATCACACACACCCAAATGGAAAGTTAAAGGCTAGTGATAAGTAAGTCATTACTCATCTGCCTTCCTCCAGCTTTCAACACAAAACTGTCATGGAAAATAATGTTACCCTGGGAACAAAGAATGCCACCGCTTCTCAACGCTGCCTTCATCAGCTGATAGTAAGACTCCTTGAACAAACTCTCAGCAGgtcctgaaaaaaagaaaaaacagaactcAGAATTGGACTGCCTTCTGCAACAGTTTGCAAAGAAACAGTTTATaatactatttttaaaaaatgcactaaCCAACAGGGTCTGAGGAATCAGTTATAATGATGTCGAAGGCATCCTGGTTCTTCTTCATGAATTCAAAGCCGTCTCCGACATGGAGGATGAGCTTGGGACTGTAAAACCCTTTGGCCATCCCCGGGAGGAACTTCTTTGATACATTAATGACATCCTGCAGAGAAGACAACATCAACATGAGCAGACATTCACTGCATGATCAGTACAGCTCTATAGAAACTAGGATCACTGTTGTTGTTCGCACCTCATCGATCTCACACAGAATCACTGACTCCACCAGCGGATTCTTCACCACTTCCCTTAGCACTCCACCATCCCCACCTCCAATAATCAGCACCTATACAAAGGGAAACAAGCTGACTGTCAATACAGGAAACATGACTCATCCCGGGTGTgattatactgcatattcattcatttcccGAATTTAAATCTGAGTAATACCTTCTTGGGACATGGATGACTGCACAGGGGCAGATTGGCGATCATCTCTTGATAGGCAAACTCATCTCTCTCTGTGCACTGGATCACTCCATCCAGAACCAGGACATTGCCATAGGTTTTACTGAAATGTGATGTTACAGCAAAGCAAGAGAGGCACATTTGAAATGGACTAAGTGTTTACATTACTTGAGTGTCTAGCACATGACTGGTACCGTTCTTTAAAAAACCAGTTGATAAAAGATTACTAGCGTGACTAGCCATCTCATCGCCATCTAGCTAGTCTGTGAGCTGAAACTTGTTGTTTCGGGACAAAGATAACAACTAACGGATAAGCTATTAAACTGAAGGAACTTCCCACGAGCTCTACGTTGCTCATTCAATGCTAGTTGAAGCTAACAGCTAGCAACATTAGCCAAGTTTTGTAGCTAAAAGTACTCACCTCTTGAAAACCATAACATCTTGAAAATTGGATTTCTTGTGGTAGAGGACCTCCTCCACTTGAAGGCTCATTGCCTGTCCTGGCCATAGCGTGCATGACTCCGTAAACCATCCATCCTTTATGTGCTCCATGACAGTTACCCACGGCCACAATAATACTAACGTGTTTGTAAGTGTGGCAATGTGTGACACTTGACCGTTATCTGACAGCTAAACTTGATGGCTCACGATGTAGCGAATGGGAGGCTGCAGACGTCAGCCACCCAGAGGTGTAAGAGCCAATGGGGTGCCAGGATGAGCCGGTTCGTATATAGTTTGTGTGACTTCACAACAGCAGCGCCGCCCTGTAGCTGGCCCACGTGAAGCGAAAGCACCACGGCTGTGGGTGCAGCACTGTGCATGCGCGGCCAAGAAACAAGGGAGAGTGTAAGGGAGTAAGTGCTGGTGGTGgcaatatgtttattttatgtttaaaggcTTTCTCCAAAGCAGTGGCGGTTccagaccaattttactgtgggggccaaggagcgGCCAGTGTTTGATTAGAgaggcacattaaaaaaaaggcaaagatgatatttaagcattcaaaaacctttattttagcttatttaaaaatcatttttaagtttcaagtatatttggaagatagaTTGAAACAAGGAGACttacaaacaataacaattatttttgtatgacaatgacatttctcatttttgtgcacaattacttttttttattttgaaagtgcagtacagtgagaatgatcttttttctatatatacacaagcttttattgcacaattaaactattatacaatgtacacattctgggttccttttgtgtaaaataagatattgtttgaacaaaaaataagtaagaatTGTTCagttgttcattgttataaattgatcattttattattaatttgacacacaCAGCCATGGCCAAGGGTTTCTTGTGGCCccagaaccgccactgctccaAAGTGATAACTAttgtataaagaaaaaaactttatacAACACCCAAGCCTAAGGGTGGCTATTGTTAGAATAGTCTgtgattctgtctctgtgtgacaaacatcactatctatgcatgcgtaattcactatgtgtgtgtgtgtgcgccctctctgtgcatgcaagatgctttgatacaatgatcatgtgctaatattgtttttaaactatgatgaaactaaatacatttactgcatCTGCTTGATCTTCCTctgccctatttagagtaagattctgtcatcacaaaaagatatattttacatggacattgcaaaatctgtgtctccaataatatatctggaagtcataacaaggcaggagtttgtttgAAAGTTTagttaacaggtcaggtcacggaTATGGTGTGCTGAGAAgaaaagataactgtcttctctagTAGACTGCGTCCAAcctccatgaactgaccagcctaatgtgatgtcagggaagtgtagattgaacccagagactctgtaactgcacatttcttgacgtattgtaatggactttgtgttggagtcagataactTAATTTGAAAGGTTTCCTCAACACATTTCTCAACACTATCTGGGCATGGATTGCAGACTTTTGACTGGAAAACAACACGCGTTGTGCAATCATCAAGTGCTTTAGGCAATATCTCATGTTTCAAACTTTATAATCAACATCTTgtacaaatacagtcatggaaaaaaatattagaccacccttgttttcttcaattactttttcattttaatgcctggtacaactaaagttacatttgtttggacaaatataatgataagccATCTTTCCGTCTAGGCAGtgtctatggttttcttgataaccaaaatcataatgaaggaaaccatggaaaatggctagatagctcttaaactaaactcttatgagccatttttgttgttatatttgtccaaacatatgtacctttagttataccaagcattaaatgaacaagaaattgaagaaaataagggtggtctaatattttttttccccatgactATATTTACTTCAGCCATGAAACAATCTGTGTTCAATAAGCATTACTGATGTGggtatttcctttttaatttttagttattttggatTTCATGTTTGTATTGTTAAGTTTGATGTTTGAATTTCTGAAAtccatgaataaataatttaatatacattttaggATAAAGTAAACCAAACAATAAGCAAATAATGTTGCTGTAGGTGACAGTAGAGATGTTATCTAAATTGGATAATTGTCAAACTGATCACATTTTTATA encodes:
- the srm gene encoding spermidine synthase, producing the protein MEHIKDGWFTESCTLWPGQAMSLQVEEVLYHKKSNFQDVMVFKSKTYGNVLVLDGVIQCTERDEFAYQEMIANLPLCSHPCPKKVLIIGGGDGGVLREVVKNPLVESVILCEIDEDVINVSKKFLPGMAKGFYSPKLILHVGDGFEFMKKNQDAFDIIITDSSDPVGPAESLFKESYYQLMKAALRSGGILCSQGECQWLHLELIKEMRTFCKTLFPVVDYAYSTIPTYPSGQIGFMLCSTNPETNFKEPMRALSKEEMENMNLKYYNPEIHRASFVLPEFAKKVLSEA